A part of Acidimicrobiales bacterium genomic DNA contains:
- a CDS encoding bifunctional 3-(3-hydroxy-phenyl)propionate/3-hydroxycinnamic acid hydroxylase — protein MHGDGDGLVDVAVVGVGPVGATALNLLGQAGLHAEGFELGTDVFTLPRAAHFDAEVMRVFQGLGLADAVRPATTEVVGMHFVDADGRTLLAFDAPDQPGPHGWPAGFMFYQPDLERALRAGIERYPSVGLHLGHEVVALDQHADRVDLSVRDRAGGAERTVGARWVLGCDGARSSVRRGAGIGLDDLAFDQPWLVVDVVLRREGVDLPAVVEQRCDPARPATFVPSAGAHRRWEFMLMPGETAEEMERPETIRALLEPWLDPDGVEIIRSAVYTFHALVAERWRDRRALLVGDAAHQTPPFLGQGMCAGIRDAANLVWKLRLVRDGVADDSILDTYQTEREPHVRRLVGLAVELGQILQTTDPALAAARDEQLLARREAAGSGGEALLPPLPPLGDGLLQAGGRDEPLAVGTPLPQPRVRTAGGGVVRLDDILGLGFAVLCGPGVVPPGDVADAASWSELGAVVLGVVPPGDAAAGSAGVVEDLDGWVHPWLTGDRVVLVRPDRYVFGWAHGPDARRELTASLRSRLRPGR, from the coding sequence GTGCACGGGGACGGGGACGGGCTGGTCGACGTCGCGGTGGTCGGCGTGGGGCCGGTCGGCGCCACCGCGCTCAACCTCCTCGGCCAGGCGGGGTTGCACGCCGAGGGGTTCGAGCTGGGCACCGACGTGTTCACCCTGCCCCGGGCCGCCCACTTCGACGCCGAGGTCATGCGGGTGTTCCAGGGGCTCGGGCTGGCCGACGCGGTCCGGCCCGCCACCACCGAGGTGGTGGGCATGCACTTCGTCGACGCCGACGGCCGGACCCTGCTGGCGTTCGACGCCCCCGACCAGCCGGGCCCGCACGGCTGGCCCGCCGGCTTCATGTTCTACCAACCCGACCTGGAGCGAGCCCTGCGGGCCGGCATCGAGCGGTACCCGTCGGTGGGCCTGCACCTGGGCCACGAGGTGGTCGCCCTCGACCAGCACGCCGACCGCGTCGACCTCTCGGTCCGCGACCGGGCCGGCGGGGCCGAGCGGACCGTCGGCGCCCGGTGGGTGCTGGGCTGCGACGGGGCGCGCAGCTCGGTGCGCAGGGGAGCCGGCATCGGGCTCGACGACCTCGCCTTCGACCAGCCCTGGCTGGTGGTCGACGTCGTGCTGCGGCGCGAGGGCGTCGATCTCCCGGCCGTGGTCGAGCAGCGGTGCGACCCGGCGCGGCCCGCGACGTTCGTGCCCTCGGCGGGCGCCCACCGCCGGTGGGAGTTCATGCTCATGCCGGGCGAGACGGCCGAGGAGATGGAGCGGCCCGAGACGATCCGCGCGCTCCTGGAGCCGTGGCTCGACCCCGACGGCGTGGAGATCATCCGGTCGGCCGTGTACACGTTCCACGCCCTCGTGGCCGAGCGTTGGCGCGACCGCCGGGCCCTGCTCGTCGGTGACGCCGCGCACCAGACCCCGCCCTTCCTCGGGCAGGGCATGTGCGCCGGCATACGGGACGCCGCCAACCTGGTGTGGAAGCTGCGACTGGTGCGCGACGGGGTCGCCGACGACTCGATCCTCGACACGTACCAGACCGAGCGCGAACCGCACGTGCGGCGGCTCGTCGGCCTCGCCGTCGAGCTCGGGCAGATCCTGCAGACCACCGATCCCGCTCTGGCGGCGGCGCGCGACGAGCAGCTGCTCGCCCGGCGGGAGGCGGCCGGCTCCGGCGGCGAGGCGCTCCTGCCGCCCCTGCCGCCCCTGGGCGACGGCCTGCTGCAGGCCGGTGGCAGGGACGAGCCACTGGCCGTCGGGACGCCGCTTCCCCAGCCCCGGGTGCGCACGGCGGGGGGCGGCGTCGTCCGCCTGGACGACATCCTCGGACTCGGGTTCGCCGTGCTCTGCGGGCCGGGCGTGGTGCCGCCGGGTGACGTCGCGGACGCCGCCTCCTGGTCGGAGCTGGGCGCGGTGGTGCTGGGCGTGGTGCCGCCGGGTGACGCCGCGGCCGGCTCGGCGGGCGTCGTCGAGGACCTCGACGGGTGGGTCCACCCCTGGCTGACCGGTGACCGGGTGGTGTTGGTGCGGCCCGATCGCTACGTCTTCGGGTGGGCGCACGGCCCGGACGCCCGGCGCGAGCTCACCGCGTCCCTCCGCTCGCGGCTCCGGCCGGGCCGCTGA
- a CDS encoding TetR/AcrR family transcriptional regulator, giving the protein MTGTARPGPRALLIQDRSRATRRRLVDAAAARWTADGYDEVSVADVCATAGVAKGSFYFHFRSKEDLVVELLTTALRDATTDVATAGAGTGAETPSLRAVTAAVAEQVAPLPRSLVGRAAAEALRSGAGDGAPWATAIASLLPGAGAVAPDTGAVVGAVVLDTIRGWAATDAPVRRRGLAAALLARLGLVARGPAGPPAISGPAGAASGGTR; this is encoded by the coding sequence TTGACCGGCACCGCCCGACCGGGGCCCCGGGCCCTGCTGATCCAGGATCGGTCCCGAGCCACGCGACGCCGCCTGGTCGACGCGGCCGCAGCCCGGTGGACGGCCGACGGCTACGACGAGGTCTCGGTGGCCGACGTGTGCGCCACGGCCGGCGTCGCCAAGGGGAGCTTCTACTTCCACTTCCGGTCGAAGGAGGACCTGGTGGTGGAGCTGCTGACCACGGCGCTCCGCGACGCGACGACCGACGTTGCGACCGCCGGGGCGGGCACCGGGGCCGAGACCCCGTCCCTGCGGGCCGTGACCGCCGCGGTCGCCGAGCAGGTGGCGCCGCTGCCCCGCTCCCTCGTCGGCAGGGCAGCGGCGGAGGCCCTGCGGTCGGGTGCCGGCGACGGGGCCCCGTGGGCCACCGCGATCGCCTCCCTCCTGCCCGGCGCGGGGGCGGTCGCGCCCGACACCGGCGCGGTCGTGGGCGCGGTGGTGCTCGACACCATCCGAGGCTGGGCCGCCACCGACGCCCCCGTCAGAAGGCGCGGCCTGGCCGCGGCGCTCCTGGCGCGCCTGGGGCTGGTGGCCCGCGGGCCGGCCGGCCCGCCCGCGATCAGCGGCCCGGCCGGAGCCGCGAGCGGAGGGACGCGGTGA
- a CDS encoding fructosamine kinase family protein — protein sequence MRDAVAAAAGGAVEAALPVGGGCVDPAWRLRLAHGPDVFVKAGDGPGAHDRYRAEAGGLRWLGAARAVGIPEVLAVGSEPPGPAFLALAWIEPGRPGPHADEALGRSLAALHRFGAPGFGLASDGFIGPLPQPNGALPTWAAFLATRRLEPLVRRCVERGILPREAGGRLDRLVDRLDDLVGPVEPPARLHGDLWAGNVLVGTDGRPWLVDPAAYGGHRETDLAMLRLFGGPGPRTLAAYHEVFPLAEGHEDRVELNQLYPLLVHALLFGGGYPATALRILRRLG from the coding sequence GTGCGGGACGCGGTGGCCGCCGCCGCCGGCGGCGCGGTCGAGGCCGCCCTCCCCGTCGGTGGCGGCTGCGTCGACCCGGCCTGGCGGCTGCGGCTGGCGCACGGTCCCGACGTGTTCGTGAAGGCCGGAGACGGGCCCGGCGCCCACGACCGCTACCGGGCCGAGGCCGGCGGTCTGCGGTGGCTCGGCGCCGCCCGCGCCGTCGGCATCCCCGAGGTGCTCGCCGTCGGGTCCGAGCCGCCCGGCCCGGCGTTCCTCGCGCTGGCGTGGATCGAGCCCGGCCGGCCCGGACCGCACGCCGACGAGGCCCTCGGGCGCAGCTTGGCGGCGCTCCACCGGTTCGGGGCACCGGGCTTCGGGCTGGCGTCCGACGGCTTCATCGGGCCGCTCCCCCAGCCCAACGGGGCCCTGCCCACCTGGGCGGCGTTCCTCGCCACCCGCCGGCTCGAGCCGCTCGTGCGTCGCTGCGTCGAGCGCGGGATCCTCCCCCGGGAGGCCGGCGGGCGACTCGACCGGCTGGTGGACCGGCTCGACGACCTGGTCGGGCCCGTCGAGCCCCCGGCGCGGCTGCACGGCGACCTGTGGGCCGGGAACGTGCTGGTGGGCACCGACGGCCGGCCCTGGCTGGTCGACCCGGCCGCCTACGGCGGGCACCGGGAGACCGACCTGGCCATGCTCCGCCTGTTCGGCGGGCCCGGGCCCCGCACGCTCGCCGCGTACCACGAGGTGTTCCCGCTGGCCGAGGGCCACGAGGACCGGGTCGAGCTCAACCAGCTGTACCCGCTGCTCGTGCACGCGCTGCTCTTCGGCGGTGGCTACCCGGCCACCGCCCTCCGGATCCTGCGGCGCCTCGGTTGA
- a CDS encoding pyridoxamine 5'-phosphate oxidase family protein has protein sequence MTLSGPVRSFLAEQPVGVLATVRPDGSVRQSVVYHVLDGDRILISTESKRAKSRDVIRTGRASYCVTGHVRPFPSVTVEGPARILTQGIGGPTAQLVARVTGSPPGEAPSDEALAGVDRVILELTIERAYGATHLDAPSS, from the coding sequence GTGACGCTGAGCGGACCCGTGCGCAGCTTCCTGGCCGAGCAGCCGGTCGGCGTGCTCGCCACCGTCCGACCGGACGGATCTGTTCGCCAGTCGGTCGTCTACCACGTGCTCGACGGCGACCGGATCCTGATCTCGACCGAGTCGAAGCGGGCGAAGTCCCGCGACGTGATCCGCACCGGTCGCGCGTCGTACTGCGTGACGGGCCACGTCCGGCCGTTCCCGTCCGTCACGGTCGAGGGTCCGGCCCGCATCCTCACCCAGGGCATCGGCGGGCCCACCGCGCAGCTCGTCGCCCGGGTCACCGGGAGCCCGCCGGGCGAGGCTCCCAGCGACGAGGCCCTGGCCGGCGTCGACCGGGTGATCCTCGAGCTCACCATCGAGCGCGCCTACGGCGCGACCCATCTCGACGCGCCCTCGTCCTAG
- a CDS encoding VOC family protein, with protein sequence MALHRLTQISVAVPDPVAVAAFYRDFGLTETGPGVLATTDGGEQLRLVAAPRRRLVELGLGADDPDDLDRIAADAAAWGAPVARQGGAVVVTEPVTATRVVVTVAPRYRLAPGPDAHLNHPGAVSRVGARSPVLSRPGPVRPRKLGHVVIGSPEQATTQRFFLDAIGFKVSDEIPGIAAFLRCSTEHHNLLVQDAPVTYLHHTSWTVDDVDDVGRAAKAVLDARPDAHVWGLGRHYVGSNFFWYLRDPAGNFAEYHSDMDVIVDDERWEPGAFADARALYAWGPPVPASFLAPDDLAELVAG encoded by the coding sequence ATGGCACTGCATCGGCTCACGCAGATCTCCGTGGCTGTCCCCGACCCGGTCGCGGTCGCGGCGTTCTACCGGGACTTCGGCCTCACCGAGACGGGTCCCGGCGTGCTGGCCACCACCGACGGTGGCGAGCAGCTCCGGCTGGTGGCGGCGCCCCGGCGGCGCCTGGTCGAGCTGGGCCTCGGCGCCGACGACCCCGACGACCTCGACCGCATCGCGGCCGACGCCGCCGCGTGGGGCGCGCCGGTGGCTCGCCAGGGCGGCGCCGTCGTGGTCACCGAGCCCGTCACCGCCACGCGGGTCGTGGTGACCGTGGCGCCCCGCTACCGGCTGGCGCCCGGGCCCGATGCCCACCTCAACCACCCGGGGGCCGTGAGCCGCGTGGGTGCGCGCTCCCCGGTGCTCTCCCGCCCGGGGCCGGTGCGCCCGCGCAAGCTCGGTCACGTGGTGATCGGGTCGCCGGAGCAGGCGACCACGCAGCGGTTCTTCCTCGATGCCATCGGCTTCAAGGTGAGCGACGAGATCCCCGGGATCGCGGCCTTCCTCCGCTGCTCCACCGAGCACCACAACCTGCTCGTGCAGGACGCGCCCGTCACGTACCTGCACCACACGTCCTGGACCGTCGACGACGTCGACGACGTCGGTCGGGCCGCCAAGGCGGTGCTCGACGCCCGGCCCGACGCCCACGTGTGGGGCCTGGGTCGCCACTACGTGGGCTCCAACTTCTTCTGGTACCTGCGCGACCCGGCCGGCAACTTCGCCGAGTACCACAGCGACATGGACGTGATCGTCGACGACGAGCGCTGGGAGCCGGGTGCCTTCGCCGACGCCCGGGCGCTGTACGCCTGGGGGCCGCCGGTGCCGGCGTCCTTCCTCGCGCCCGACGACCTGGCCGAGCTCGTCGCGGGCTGA